From the Microplitis mediator isolate UGA2020A chromosome 6, iyMicMedi2.1, whole genome shotgun sequence genome, one window contains:
- the LOC130670476 gene encoding uncharacterized protein LOC130670476 — translation MDFGKKCINCNINLRKAVGYKKVVMTIDEAYIATEKIGKRVLINDAFCSKCRVILTRPPILKNTEDSSADRVSIKSQPILSQSSSTIVSSVSSSQDPSSVIEEKMEEELEFVELGFPRIISTHKYCCLCGSSANIIIVPFEARKQVFSKRRLFIPEGNRCCKDHIIKKRFYDEDINSFRIYSNTSVFEVRDLEKLLGQLAIGTDSSIIDKIGDHSISEKQLEVFTSLTWEKLIKLLISSIFGLPREQMVSDYCDEVISSFEKDVLPQYFGIDAISRETLLTNTSSTAKMLYQVKDDQLIFICDGTYIRHQKSANNEYQRKSYSGQKKVPLCKPFTICTTNGFVIDMLGPYTAHMNDAEIMRIILNDPNGLIKLLNKGDIIVVDRGFRDVIVYLEELGFKVLMPALKGKLNQLTTDESNESRFVTKIRWVVEAVHVFFCRIACFLHNEYGTRLDSDLDLREQLIAAMNSKKDQDNTLASEVETNRWARRKVPFATITSDILTDFPELTKQELKILFTGSYQMSQAVSYLAEMMDENGTIILYYLKITPNILKFQVRSRHINSKTYYCFVEYQPDKNNISGITRYCCNCANGRRTVGCCSHIAAIIYHLSHARYLAQIVKPAEILSCLFIDEKVSVVINEDSHED, via the exons ATGGATTTTGGTAAAAAATGCATCaattgtaatataaatttgCGTAAAGCAGTTGGCTATAAGAAAGTTGTTATGACAATCGATGAAGCTTATATTGCGACTGAAAAAATTGGAAAGAGAGTCCTTATTAATGATGCCTTTTGTAGTAAGTGTCGAGTTATTTTAACAAGACCACCTATACTTAAGAACACTGAGGATTCATCTGCAGATCGAGTTAGTATCAAAAGCCAGCCAATTTTGTCTCAATCCTCATCCACTATTGTTTCATCTGTATCCTCATCTCAAGATCCTTCATCtgttattgaagaaaaaatggaAGAAGAATTAGAATTTGTGGAGTTGGGTTTTCCCCGAATCATATCGACACATAAATACTGTTGCCTTTGTGGATCATCAGCAAATATCATCATAGTTCCGTTTGAAGCACGCAAGCAAGTATTTTCCAAAAGACGACTCTTTATTCCAGAAGGAAATCGGTGTTGTAAAGATCATATTATAAAAAAGCGATTCTATGATGAAGACATTAACAGTTTTCGAATTTATTCGAATACCAGTGTATTTGAAGTTCGTgatttggaaaaattacttGGGCAGCTGGCTATTGGCACTGATTCGTccataattgataaaattggAGATCACTCGATTTCAGAAAAACAGCTGGAAGTATTTACGAGCCTTACCTgggaaaaattgataaaacttC tgatatcttcaatttttggtTTGCCACGGGAACAAATGGTATCCGACTACTGTGATGAAGTAATATCTTCATTTGAAAAAGATGTTTTGCCTCAGTATTTCGGAATCGATGCTATTAGTAGGGAGACATTACTCACCAATACGTCAAGTACTGCTAAAATGTTGTATCAAGTAAAAGATGACCAGTTGATATTCATTTGCGATGGAACATATATTCGTCATCAAAAAAGTGCAAATAACGAATACCAGAGGAAATCATATTCTGGTCAAAAGAAAGTCCCTCTGTGCAAACCATTCACGATATGTACTACAAATGGTTTCGTTATAGATATGCTTGGGCCATATACAGCTCATATGAACGATGCTGAGATTATGAGAATCATCTTAAATGACCCCAATGGTCTGATTAAGTTGCTGAATAAAGGTGACATTATTGTAGTTGATCGTGGCTTCCGGGATGTGATAGTATATTTAGAAGAATTGGGGTTCAAAGTACTAATGCCTGCTCTCAAAGGAAAACTCAATCAGCTGACCACAGATGAATCAAATGAATCCCGTTTCGTTACCAAAATCCGTTGGGTTGTAGAAGCAGTACATG TGTTTTTTTGTCGAATCGCTTGTTTTCTGCATAATGAATATGGTACGAGACTTGATTCTGATCTCGATCTTCGTGAACAACTTATTGCCGCCATGAACTCAAAAAAGGATCAAGATAATACCTTAGCCTCGGAGGTAGAGACTAATCGTTGGGCAAGAAGAAAAGTTCCTTTTGCAACAATAACTTCAGATATATTAACTGATTTTCCTGAATTAACGAAACAAGAACTCAAAATTCTTTTCACAGGATCATATCAGATGTCTCAAGCTGTATCGTATTTAGCTGAAATGATGGATGAAAATGGAACGATCatactttattatttgaaaattacacctaatattttaaaattccaagTCAGATCTCGACATATTAATTCGAAGACATATTATTGTTTTGTAGAATATCAGCCAGATAAGAACAATATCTCTGGAATAACTCGATATTGTTGTAATTGTGCAAATGGTAGACGTACTGTTGGATGTTGCTCACACATTGCTGCTATTATATACCATTTATCTCACGCTCGATATTTAGCGCAAATTGTAAAACCTGCTGAGATACTTAGTTGTCtgtttattgatgaaaaagtCAGTGTCGTCATAAATGAAGACAGTCATGAAGACtag
- the LOC130669623 gene encoding uncharacterized protein LOC130669623 — protein sequence MALTIQIGRLLLIPWLLKKRQRKKKNTKSVASTPPESSTGDPKSVTVDNENSVQILPDFFFDKKWYEKAKAAFEIETRLTNIMNGYWTDKEASKLCLKVRADRPYLNAVPEKDLDNIKGIFLEDDWLFNEAIDGLVEGIINGGRSTKPENDSPAGPSPDNHIFDQPPLYRCQFKPCQKVFVHRISWRRHCIKRRRNDYWSIPVNHPKKKGKKNPISALILKNSMTNM from the exons ATGGCACTGACGATTCAGATAGGGAGATTGTTATTGATCCCGTGGCTCCTAAAGAAAcgtcaaagaaaaaaaaaaaatactaaatcaGTTGCGTCAACTCCCCCCGAGTCTTCTACTGGTGATCCAAAAAGCGTTACAGTCGACAACGAAAATTCA GTACAAATATTGCCTGATTTCttctttgataaaaaatggTACGAGAAAGCTAAAGCCGCATTTGAGATAGAAACCCGGTTAACAAATATAATGAACGGCTATTGGACCGATAAAGAAGCTTCAAAACTTTGCTTAAAAGTTAGAGCAGACCGCCCGTACTTAAACGCGGTACCAGAAAAGGATCTCGATAATATAAAAG GAATTTTCTTGGAGGACGATTGGTTGTTCAACGAAGCTATCGACGGCCTCGTTGAAGGAATCATAAATGGTGGCAGATCTACGAAGCCGGAGAATGATTCACCTGCTGGTCCATCTCCCGATAACCATATTTTTGATCAGCCACCGCTGTACCGGTGCCAGTTCAAACCCTGTCAAAAGGTGTTTGTACATCGGATTTCTTGGCGTCGCCACTGCATAAAGAGAAGAAGAAACGATTATTGGTCCATTCCTGTAAACCAtcccaaaaaaaaaggaaaaaaaaatcccatttCTGCATTGatcctaaaaaattcaatgaccAACATGTaa